A single genomic interval of Dromiciops gliroides isolate mDroGli1 chromosome 1, mDroGli1.pri, whole genome shotgun sequence harbors:
- the PLPP2 gene encoding phospholipid phosphatase 2 → MERNKVFVVLDVVCLVVAALPFIILTLVNSPYKRGFYCSDDTIRYPYRPDTITHGLLAGVTITVSVIIVSSGEAYLVYTERLYSRSDFNNYVAALYKVLGTYLFGASVSQSLTDLAKYMIGRLRPNFIAVCDPDWSRVNCSGYVQPEAVCRGSPANVTESRLSFYSGHSSFGMYCMVFLALYVQARLCWRWARLLRPTVQFFLVAFALYVGYTRVADYKHHWSDVLTGLLQGALIAGLTVRYVSDFFKVRPPQPSPNEESERKPSLALALTLTESDRNHFSYVGAS, encoded by the exons CTGCTCTGCCCTTTATCATCCTGACACTGGTGAATTCTCCCTACAAGAGGGGCTTCTATTGTAGTGATGACACCATCCGATACCCCTACCGCCCTGACACCATTACCCATGGCCTCCTGGCTGGCGTTACCATCACTGTCAGCGTCATCATT GTCTCATCTGGAGAGGCCTACCTAGTCTACACAGAGCGCCTCTACTCTCGTTCAGACTTCAACAACTATGTGGCTGCCCTCTACAAGGTCCTGGGCACCTACCTCTTTGGGGCAAGTGTGAGCCAGTCCTTGACTGATCTAGCCAAGTACATGATTGGCCGCCTTCGCCCCAACTTCATAGCTGTCTGTGATCCTGACTGGTCTCGAGTCAACTGCTCTGGCTATGTTCAACCTGAGGCCGTGTGTCGGGGAAGTCCTGCAAATGTCACTGAATCCAG GTTGTCTTTCTATTCGGGCCACTCCTCCTTTGGCATGTACTGCATGGTCTTCCTTGCG TTGTACGTGCAGGCCCGTCTCTGCTGGCGGTGGGCAAGGTTGCTGAGACCCACTGTCCAGTTCTTCCTGGTGGCCTTTGCTCTGTACGTGGGATATACGAGAGTGGCCGACTACAAGCACCACTGGAGTGACGTGCTCACCGGTCTCCTGCAGGGCGCGCTCATCGCCGGGCTCACG GTACGCTATGTCTCAGACTTCTTCAAGGTTCGTCCCCCTCAGCCCAGCCCAAATGAGGAGTCAGAACGGAAGCCCAGCCTGGCCCTGGCCCTGACCCTCACCGAGAGTGACCGAAATCATTTCAGCTACGTAGGAGCCTCCTGA